The genomic stretch CGTGCGCCGCAACCCCGATATGACTCCGGTACCGGCAGCGTGAGCGACACCCAGTCAGTCTCGGAGCGGTTCCCGGAGGACGATCTTCCGGGAACCGGCCTGTTCTTCGATGACACAGCCAACGAACCTGAATCCTCCGTGCCGGCGGCCGCCGATCCCATTCCAGACGAAGCACCCGGCCCGGAGGAGCCATCGGCTCACAGGGTGTTGAGTACTGGCGGTGCCGCCCTGGCGGGGCTGGACCCGGCAGCCGTGGAGAAGTTGCTGACCAAAGTTGCCCTGCGCCGGTACACCAAGCGCATCGAGGAGGCAGTGGACGCCCGCCTCGACGACCTGGACTGGTCAGAAGTGGCCGCCGGCATCGAAACCCGCATGGCCGCCCACGTGGCAGAAGCCGCCGGGGTCAACACCGAAACCGGCGAAATCAGCGATGACCCGGCGGCGGCCGTCCCGAAAACTGCAGAAGCGGCACCCGTCACTGATGAGACGGAGGAGGAGGCTTCCGAGCCGGCGTTCCGTACCGTGTACGACTTCTACGAAGGCATCTACGGCCCCCTGTATGAGCACTATGATTCCGCACCCGGCGTCATGGCCCAGCGCGGCACCACCGAGATCAGGTGGTGCCGGCAGTGGTGGAACCACCAATCGGTGATGATGCGCATGACCGCCCTCTGGCAAGGCTATGAGGTCGCCTACGCCGAAGGCGGCGGGGCCGTCAGTACCTGGGTGCTCGATCACGCAGACCGCCACTTCGACCGAATCATGTCCGATGGCGGGCCGCTCTCTGAATGCCGGGCTGACCACGGCAACCAGATGGTCCGCTACCCCACCGACCCTCTGCCCGAAGGCCTGAATCTCGATGCAGCAACCGTCCCGCCCACACGACCTGTCAACGACTCAAAGTAGTGCCCGGGAACGAGAAGAACGCCGCCGACAGGAAAGAGCCAACCGCCGGACAGAGTACGAATACAGAAGAAGGATCGTCAGCGCAGCGCGGAAAGGTCCCATCCGGACCGGGTCAATGGCCTCATTCCCGAAGCGGTCGCCAAGGACCAGGCCGAGGCAGCCGCTTCGGGAACCCACTGACCAGATTAGTTGCGCAGTCCCACCCCACGGCTCATGACGTTGTACCCGAGCGGGCACCATTTCGTTGCGGTCTGTCCGCTTCCAGCCCGCTTCCAGTCGCTCTCGACGAACGCACTGAAGTAGGGCCAGAAAGTCTGCTTACAGACGGCGTACGCCTGATAGTAGCCATTCCCGCCGGAGCAGTACGCGGTGGTGTAGGTGTACCCTCCCCCTGCCCAGCATCCGGTAGGGGCGGCTGCCGCCGGCCCGGCCCCAAGGGGGATCATCAAGGCTGTGAAAAGGCTAGTAGCAAGGGCAAGTGACGCGATTCTGCGCTTCATCCGGGACTCCTTTATCGGGTGGCTTGTGAAAAAGTGAATATCCCACGCTAAGGACACCGGGCGCGCCTTCCAGCTAGCTCAGGGATGCGGTTCGTAGTGGGATCTCGAGGCAGCGGGATTGACAGTGGCCTCATAGTGACAAGTGGGAACGACAGGGTCTGCTAAGCCTGTTATCGAGTTACGCCCGCATACCACCATCTAGGTACACGGCTTTCCGCATCAGACCGCCCCAATCACGGAACCAAAAGTTACGAGCCGGAAACTTCGGGAACCAGGCTTGCGGCTGTGCCTCTTCATTCACGGTTACAGCGGCGCCACTAAAAGAGTCGCTTGAAGCGTATGTTCCGACGACCAATCCCACGAACAGAACTACTGCAACAAGGGCCAACGAAATAACTTTCCGGAGCCCAAAACGCCCTGCACTCCGGAGACCAACATTTCCAACACTCACGGCAATTCCTTCCCTTTCGACTGTGCCCGGCGGAGCAATAGCTCACTCCGATACGGGCAGCTATTCAACTTTGTACGAGAGGTAGTACTCCTGGAGCCAGCTCGGCTGGCCCCGTGGTGTGCCTCGACGATGCTTGAAGACTATGTGTCCGGGCGCTGATGAAGTGCTGTGCGTTGGGAATTGTCACCCCAACAAGTGACAAGGGCTCCCCTGTCTCGGCGCTGAATGGATTGGAGGCTCAACGCCGATTGAGATTGAACGGACCTACGGCGCACCGGTAAGAGTGACCCTTGGCAAGGGTTCTCTGATCTCGAGGAAAAACTCAGGTAGGGGCGAATCTTGAGTAGATGCCAATATGGTCACGGCAACATCGGATCCG from Pseudarthrobacter psychrotolerans encodes the following:
- a CDS encoding DUF4913 domain-containing protein — encoded protein: MSDTQSVSERFPEDDLPGTGLFFDDTANEPESSVPAAADPIPDEAPGPEEPSAHRVLSTGGAALAGLDPAAVEKLLTKVALRRYTKRIEEAVDARLDDLDWSEVAAGIETRMAAHVAEAAGVNTETGEISDDPAAAVPKTAEAAPVTDETEEEASEPAFRTVYDFYEGIYGPLYEHYDSAPGVMAQRGTTEIRWCRQWWNHQSVMMRMTALWQGYEVAYAEGGGAVSTWVLDHADRHFDRIMSDGGPLSECRADHGNQMVRYPTDPLPEGLNLDAATVPPTRPVNDSK